The sequence aaaaataatataattatattaaatatgtgatTTGTAGATATAATacttgaatttttgaattttaaaattgaattagatattttagttataaataaattatatgaaatattatttgtctaaatgaataaattattttcgtaaaaattaattgatattaCAAATTCGGACTACTAAAAGAATcaacatttatatataatatatatattttccattttattttattttatttttttctagaTTTTATGTAGGTACGATACATATTGATTAGTGTTAAATTTTTCGGTGAGATATATTTTGTGcatgcaaatattatttttacaagggttttttcctttgttttgataattatcaattttttaaagTGAAATACTAGGAGAGAAAATAAGAATCAGGAAACGATCCCGATTCATGTAAAGAAATATAATTGCAACCAAGCTTAGTTGACATGATTGGTGCAAACTGTTGTCTTACCTTCaagaaatttttgttttgtaatatAATATTACGCTGTTTCGTTCTGCAATTCTTGGTTGTCGTGCTTACATGTATCTCATGTCTTGTACTAGCTCGACTCTTTCACAAAATGATAATCCTCCATTTATAATCCATATGTACTGAAAAAGGCTAACAGAGAAACAAATTTCTGGTCGTGGTCTGCCGTTAGTTTCTAACATGGATTCAAGTAACTTAAAAGATATCACCTAACAATCCTAGATGCCACCAAGCATTGTTTATCAAGAAAAACTAAAGATATCACTTAAAAAAACTCCAATGACTCGTACatatcagaaaataaaaacttgaACTTGTTGTAGAGCGTAATTTGCAAGTTCCTTGAGATGTAAGTGATACTTCAAACTGGCTTTCAAATACTTCAACTTTTCAGTCAATCTTGACAGATGAGTAGATAAGCCTAGTGAACAAGAAACATGCATAGAATCCAATCGTACCGGTGAGCACGAAAAATGCATATGAACCAATGAGCATATATCCGAAATAAAGAACGCCTGATACTGGTTTTGTGATGTTGAGCTTCGTGAAGAAGTAGAATGCTGCATAAAGGAAGAGATAGAGTGCAGATGAACCTGAGGTCAAGTACGATCTCCACCACCACAAGTAGTCTTCACTGCAGAGCTGGAAATAGCAAAGCACTATAGCGATCTCGGCACAGGTGACAATAAGGATGAGGAATACCAGGAAGAGGAATCCAAAGATGTAATAAAATTGATGTAACCAGATTGACGTCAGGATGAAAAACAACTCGATGAATATTGCGCCAAATGGGAGTATGCCTCCTATTAATATAGCAAAGACTGGGTTCATGAACCATGCCTGCTCAGGTATTTGCCTTGGAATTTTATTGGTTTTTACTGGATCCTCGATAGTGGGTCTTTTGAACCCTACATAACTACCAACAAAAACAAGTGGGACAGAGATGCCAAACCACAAGAGGACTAATCCAAACATGGTCCCAAATGGGACTGCTCCAGATGATTCCTCTCCCCAAATTAGAGCATTCAACACAAAGAAAACGGAAAACACTGTTCCAGGGAACATGAAAGCTGTTTTAAGAGTAATTTTCTTCCATTCCGTTCCCTTGAACATTTTGTAGAGACGAGCTGAGGTGTAGCCAGCAAACAGGCCCATGAAAACCCAGAGAAATAACAAAGCTGTCATCAAACCCCCTCGGTTTGAAGGAGAAAGGAAGCCGAGTGCAGCAAAGACCATTGTCACTAGAATCATCCCAAAACACTGAACACCAGTGCCAACATGAACACACAACAAATCTGAGTTTGTAGGAGGCCTGAAAACATCCCCGTGAACTAATTTCCATCCAGTTTCTTCTTGGGATTCTTCTTGGGTTTCCAATTGGTTGTACTTGGAGATGTCACGGTAGAGCGTCCGAAGCATAATCATGGCCACCATTCCCGAGAGGAAAAGAACAATCATCAATGAGTTGACAATTGAGAACCAATGGATTTGATCATCTGCCATATAAAGATAAGTATCCCATCTAGAAGCCCATTTGATCTCACTCTCCTAGaaggaaaataataaattcacagCAGCTTGAAATCAATCATGCGTTTGAACATATATTTATACACACACAATAAGAAAAAGAGTAATACCTGGAACTCCACATCATAGGTAAAAATAATTTCCTTCTGTTCTTCAACTTCAAGAGGGGAATCGTTGCCAGTAACAATGCGTTTTGCATGAGGATCGCAATTCGTTAATCTTGTTTCATCATTCCAATTACCCTCATATTCATGCTTAACACTGAATGCATTGTGTAAACAAAGATCAATAACAAGTCAAGAGATAGTTGAAGCATAACATTGAGCGGTAGAATCATATTACCTGAATGGTTTGACTTCAAATCCTACGATTCTTGCAGCATTAGTTCCTTCATCCTTGTGATACTTTACAGTGAAGGCCAAATGGTTGTAGATAAAGTACTTTTGCTCCTTTTGCTATGAACAAACAATTCAGAAAAGAGAGAAAATTGA comes from Primulina huaijiensis isolate GDHJ02 chromosome 5, ASM1229523v2, whole genome shotgun sequence and encodes:
- the LOC140976392 gene encoding transmembrane 9 superfamily member 9-like, with translation MELVGRMPHAIRMCVCFTFFLPVARAFYLPGVAPKDFLKGDTLKVKVQKLASVKTQLPYSYYSLPYCTPKKIVDSAENLGEVLRGDRIENSPYEFKMREPQICSVVCHSTLQAKDAKEFKEKIDDEYRVNMILDNLPLVMPYKRSDTDSLVYQHGFPVGVKVQYGGQKEQKYFIYNHLAFTVKYHKDEGTNAARIVGFEVKPFSVKHEYEGNWNDETRLTNCDPHAKRIVTGNDSPLEVEEQKEIIFTYDVEFQESEIKWASRWDTYLYMADDQIHWFSIVNSLMIVLFLSGMVAMIMLRTLYRDISKYNQLETQEESQEETGWKLVHGDVFRPPTNSDLLCVHVGTGVQCFGMILVTMVFAALGFLSPSNRGGLMTALLFLWVFMGLFAGYTSARLYKMFKGTEWKKITLKTAFMFPGTVFSVFFVLNALIWGEESSGAVPFGTMFGLVLLWFGISVPLVFVGSYVGFKRPTIEDPVKTNKIPRQIPEQAWFMNPVFAILIGGILPFGAIFIELFFILTSIWLHQFYYIFGFLFLVFLILIVTCAEIAIVLCYFQLCSEDYLWWWRSYLTSGSSALYLFLYAAFYFFTKLNITKPVSGVLYFGYMLIGSYAFFVLTGTIGFYACFLFTRLIYSSVKID